A genome region from Gossypium hirsutum isolate 1008001.06 chromosome A04, Gossypium_hirsutum_v2.1, whole genome shotgun sequence includes the following:
- the LOC121228185 gene encoding dol-P-Man:Man(6)GlcNAc(2)-PP-Dol alpha-1,2-mannosyltransferase-like isoform X1 → MGLTTSTSVSSLFCFSWEFCQIARKKYAPDLLIVISPLYIWMAFMSLQPHKEERFLYPIYPFVCVAASAVIESFPDLFQDKYNPYDNSIIFMMAKFLRPVALSLILCASHSRTFSLINGYVAPMEVYKILEHHDDAGTGDRDSV, encoded by the exons ATGGGTTTAACAACTTCAACTTCTGTTTCATCCTTGTTTTGCTTTTCCTGGGAATTCTGCCAAATTGCAAGGAAAAAGTATGCCCCTGACTTGCTTATTGTAATCTCTCCTCTTTATATATGGATGGCATTTATGTCTCTACAGCCGCACAAAGAAGAAAG ATTTCTTTATCCCATATACCCTTTTGTTTGTGTTGCTGCTTCTGCTGTCATTGAGAGTTTTCCTGATCTTTTCCAAGACAAATATAATCCCTACGATAATTCTATTATATTTATG ATGGCCAAATTTCTTAGACCTGTGGCCCTGAGCCTCATATTATGTGCCTCACATTCACGTACATTCTCATTGATCAATGGCTATGTTGCTCCAATGGAGGTTTACAAGATCTTGGAGCACCATGATGATGCAGGAACTG GTGACCGAGATTCCgtttaa
- the LOC121228185 gene encoding dol-P-Man:Man(6)GlcNAc(2)-PP-Dol alpha-1,2-mannosyltransferase-like isoform X2 → MGLTTSTSVSSLFCFSWEFCQIARKKYAPDLLIVISPLYIWMAFMSLQPHKEERFLYPIYPFVCVAASAVIESFPDLFQDKYNPYDNSIIFMMAKFLRPVALSLILCASHSRTFSLINGYVAPMEVYKILEHHDDAGTVR, encoded by the exons ATGGGTTTAACAACTTCAACTTCTGTTTCATCCTTGTTTTGCTTTTCCTGGGAATTCTGCCAAATTGCAAGGAAAAAGTATGCCCCTGACTTGCTTATTGTAATCTCTCCTCTTTATATATGGATGGCATTTATGTCTCTACAGCCGCACAAAGAAGAAAG ATTTCTTTATCCCATATACCCTTTTGTTTGTGTTGCTGCTTCTGCTGTCATTGAGAGTTTTCCTGATCTTTTCCAAGACAAATATAATCCCTACGATAATTCTATTATATTTATG ATGGCCAAATTTCTTAGACCTGTGGCCCTGAGCCTCATATTATGTGCCTCACATTCACGTACATTCTCATTGATCAATGGCTATGTTGCTCCAATGGAGGTTTACAAGATCTTGGAGCACCATGATGATGCAGGAACTG TCAGGTGA